A genomic region of Equus caballus isolate H_3958 breed thoroughbred chromosome 1, TB-T2T, whole genome shotgun sequence contains the following coding sequences:
- the OR4K56 gene encoding olfactory receptor 4K15: MDQGNYSRVAEFVLLGLSSSWELQYFFFVLFNFLYMAIVLGNLLIVITVISEPALHTPMYIMLSNLSVLDVFLATYATPKMIHDFLHEPKIISFEGCMAQIFLLHVFAGGEMVLLVAMAYDRYVAVCKPLHYATIMNLCRCTGLVVGSWVIGVMHSLSQLAFTINLPFCGPNIVDSYYCDLTLVIKLACTDTYVPEVLMLLDSGLMGVTSFFLLLISYMVILVTVRGHSSVGMAKARSTLTAHITVVILFFGPCIFIYSSPFSNFPVDKVLSVFSTVFTPILNPIIYTLRNKEVKSAMHKLKTRYISSRLLFQLSLTRLNLLN; this comes from the coding sequence ATGGACCAAGGAAATTATTCTAGGGTGGCTGAGTTTGTGTTGCTGGGTCTCTCCAGTTCCTGGGAGCTCCAGTAtttcttctttgtattgtttAACTTCTTGTACATGGCCATTGTGCTGGGCAACCTCCTCATTGTCATCACAGTGATCTCTGAACCTGCTCTGCACACACCCATGTACATCATGCTCAGTAACCTTTCTGTTCTTGACGTGTTTCTGGCCACTTATGCAACACCCAAGATGATACACGATTTCCTTCATGAACCCAAGATCATCTCCTTTGAGGGCTGCATGGCCCAGATATTCTTGCTCCATGTCTTTGCTGGTGGTGAGATGGTGCTCCTTGTAGCCATGGCCTATGACAGGTATGTGGCCGTATGCAAACCTCTCCATTATGCCACCATCATGAACTTGTGCAGGTGTACAGGTCTGGTGGTAGGCTCTTGGGTCATTGGGGTCATGCACTCCCTGAGCCAGTTAGCTTTCACTATAAACTTGCCCTTCTGTGGTCCAAATATAGTGGACAGTTATTATTGTGACCTTACTTTGGTCATCAAACTTGCCTGTACAGATACTTATGTCCCTGAAGTGTTGATGCTTTTGGATAGTGGTCTCATGGGGGTGACTTCATTCTTTCTCTTGCTGATCTCCTACATGGTCATCCTGGTCACTGTACGAGGTCATTCCTCAGTGGGTATGGCCAAGGCCCGCAGCACTCTGACTGCACACATCACTGTAGTGATCCTCTTTTTTGGACCCTGTATCTTCATCTATTCCTCGCCTTTCAGCAACTTCCCAGTGGATAAAGTCCTTTCAGTGTTCTCTACTGTTTTCACACCTATTTTGAACCCCATTATCTATACCTtgagaaacaaagaggtgaaGTCAGCAATGCATAAACTGAAGACCCGGTATATAAGTTCCAGGCTGCTTTTCCAGCTGTCTCTCACAAGATTGAATTTGCTGAATTGA